A single region of the Deefgea piscis genome encodes:
- the recX gene encoding recombination regulator RecX: MVSIRNKALQYLGRRDHSRQELAQKLALAYPDVNPEEINAVLDDFIERGWQSDERFAEQWVYFRSQRYGQQRLRHELQEKGVNAELIASALLQAIDNEIDTARQVWQKKFKAAPIDHQARGKQLRYLASRGFSLNVIYQVVGEADEFDGYNDDIDSI, translated from the coding sequence ATGGTTTCAATTCGCAATAAAGCGCTGCAATACCTTGGCCGACGCGACCATTCCCGACAAGAGCTAGCGCAAAAATTAGCGCTAGCCTATCCAGACGTCAACCCAGAAGAAATTAACGCCGTACTCGATGATTTTATTGAACGCGGCTGGCAATCGGATGAGCGCTTTGCCGAGCAATGGGTTTACTTTCGCAGCCAACGCTATGGTCAGCAAAGATTAAGGCATGAACTGCAAGAAAAAGGCGTGAACGCCGAGCTCATCGCCAGCGCCCTACTGCAAGCCATCGATAATGAAATCGACACCGCACGGCAGGTTTGGCAAAAAAAATTCAAAGCGGCACCGATTGATCATCAAGCACGCGGCAAACAGCTACGCTACCTCGCCAGCCGAGGATTTAGCCTGAACGTGATTTACCAAGTCGTGGGCGAGGCAGATGAATTTGACGGGTATAACGATGATATCGATTCGATATAA
- a CDS encoding putative quinol monooxygenase, which yields MSNSTESNYVVNTQQLVCVASFLAKEGHQTELLAALADLIADTRREAGCIRYELNISRDEPRRMTFVEKFVDLAAFEQHCAKPAIQHYFHHIMPQWVESYQVETYHQVIA from the coding sequence ATGTCTAACTCAACTGAATCGAATTATGTCGTCAACACACAGCAACTGGTTTGTGTGGCGAGCTTTTTAGCCAAAGAAGGCCATCAGACCGAGCTACTGGCTGCGCTGGCAGACCTGATTGCCGATACGCGCCGCGAAGCGGGCTGCATTCGTTACGAGCTCAATATCAGCCGCGATGAGCCACGCCGCATGACTTTTGTCGAAAAATTTGTCGATCTTGCCGCGTTTGAGCAGCACTGCGCCAAACCGGCCATTCAACATTATTTCCATCACATCATGCCGCAATGGGTTGAGTCGTATCAGGTAGAAACCTATCACCAAGTCATCGCCTAA
- the nirD gene encoding nitrite reductase small subunit NirD: MNWNTVCDLNAILPGTGVCALVGERQLAIFRPYADEQVFALDNIDPFAGASVLSRGLIVEHDGELWVASPLKKQRFRLRDGVCYESTERSIQSFAVRVLGQQVEVQI; this comes from the coding sequence ATGAATTGGAATACAGTCTGTGATTTGAATGCCATTTTGCCCGGTACTGGGGTGTGTGCCTTAGTGGGCGAGCGGCAGTTGGCGATTTTTCGGCCGTATGCCGATGAGCAAGTGTTTGCGCTGGATAATATTGACCCTTTTGCTGGGGCCAGCGTGTTATCGCGCGGTCTGATTGTTGAGCACGACGGCGAGCTATGGGTGGCAAGCCCACTTAAAAAACAACGTTTTCGTTTGCGCGATGGCGTTTGTTATGAAAGCACCGAGCGCTCAATTCAAAGCTTTGCCGTTCGGGTGCTTGGCCAGCAGGTTGAAGTGCAAATCTAA